Proteins from a genomic interval of Danio rerio strain Tuebingen ecotype United States chromosome 4, GRCz12tu, whole genome shotgun sequence:
- the LOC103910797 gene encoding uncharacterized protein isoform X2: protein MYHTESDRIEENEGSKEEKHVKTEEKNIFLKRRNKNRFTCTQCGKSLANKSKLKIHMMIHTGEKPFTCTQCGKSFDCSSHLNRHMRIHTGEKPFACTQCGKSFNCSSHLNQHMMIHTGEKPFTCTQCRKSFYCSFSLNRHMRIHTGEKPFACTQCGKSFTCSSHLNQHMMIHTGEKPFTCTQCGKSFSQSSSLNQHVRIHTGEKPFTCTQCGKSFYRSFFLNQHMRIHTGEKPFACTQCGKSFSLSTSLNYHMKIHTEERPFTCTQCGKSFIRSSYLNLHMRIHTGEKPFTCSQCGRSFIQSSHLNQHMRIHTGEKPFACTQCGKSFSLSSSLNYHMRIHTDDRPFTCTRCGKSFTRSSHLNQHMKKNHSNALSVGSVFTAHSPLVDT from the exons ATGTATCACACTGAATCAG ACCgcattgaagagaatgaggggagtaaagaggagaaACATGTCAAaactgaggaaaaaaatatttttttgaaaaggagaaacaagaatcgtttcacctgtactcagtgtggaaagagtttggcaaacaaaagcaaacttaagattcacatgatgatccacactggagagaaaccattcacatgcactcagtgtgggaagagttttgactgctcatcacaccttaatcgacacatgaggatccacactggagagaaaccatttgcatgcactcagtgtgggaagagttttaactgctcatcacaccttaatcaacacatgatgatccacactggagagaaaccattcacatgcactcagtgtaggaagagtttttactgctcattctcccttaatcgacacatgaggatccacactggagagaaaccatttgcatgcactcagtgtgggaagagttttacctgctcatcacaccttaatcaacacatgatgatccacactggagagaaaccatttacttgcactcagtgtgggaagagtttcagccaatcatcatctctTAATCAACAtgtgaggatccacactggagagaaaccattcacatgcactcagtgtgggaagagtttttacCGCTCATTCttccttaatcaacacatgaggatccacactggagagaaaccattcgcatgcactcagtgtgggaagagtttcagcctatcaacatcccttaattaccacatgaagatccacactgaagagagaccattcacatgcactcagtgtgggaagagttttatccggtcatcataccttaatctacacatgaggatacacacaggagagaaaccattcacatgcagtcAGTGTGGCAGAAGTTTTatccaatcatcacaccttaatcaacacatgaggatccacactggagagaaaccattcgcatgcactcagtgtgggaagagtttcagcctatcatcatcccttaattaccacatgaggatccacactgatgatagaccattcacatgcactcggtgtgggaagagttttacccgctcatcacaccttaatcaacacatgaagaaaaaccattcaaatgcactcagtgtaggaagCGTTTTTACTGCTCATTCTCCCTTagtcgacacatga
- the LOC103910797 gene encoding uncharacterized protein isoform X1, which translates to MAFIKEESEDVKIEETFTVKQEDLQEQTDRIEENEGSKEEKHVKTEEKNIFLKRRNKNRFTCTQCGKSLANKSKLKIHMMIHTGEKPFTCTQCGKSFDCSSHLNRHMRIHTGEKPFACTQCGKSFNCSSHLNQHMMIHTGEKPFTCTQCRKSFYCSFSLNRHMRIHTGEKPFACTQCGKSFTCSSHLNQHMMIHTGEKPFTCTQCGKSFSQSSSLNQHVRIHTGEKPFTCTQCGKSFYRSFFLNQHMRIHTGEKPFACTQCGKSFSLSTSLNYHMKIHTEERPFTCTQCGKSFIRSSYLNLHMRIHTGEKPFTCSQCGRSFIQSSHLNQHMRIHTGEKPFACTQCGKSFSLSSSLNYHMRIHTDDRPFTCTRCGKSFTRSSHLNQHMKKNHSNALSVGSVFTAHSPLVDT; encoded by the exons atggcgtttattaaagaggagagtgaagatgtgaagattgaagagacattcacagtcaaacaggaagatctgcaggaacaaacag ACCgcattgaagagaatgaggggagtaaagaggagaaACATGTCAAaactgaggaaaaaaatatttttttgaaaaggagaaacaagaatcgtttcacctgtactcagtgtggaaagagtttggcaaacaaaagcaaacttaagattcacatgatgatccacactggagagaaaccattcacatgcactcagtgtgggaagagttttgactgctcatcacaccttaatcgacacatgaggatccacactggagagaaaccatttgcatgcactcagtgtgggaagagttttaactgctcatcacaccttaatcaacacatgatgatccacactggagagaaaccattcacatgcactcagtgtaggaagagtttttactgctcattctcccttaatcgacacatgaggatccacactggagagaaaccatttgcatgcactcagtgtgggaagagttttacctgctcatcacaccttaatcaacacatgatgatccacactggagagaaaccatttacttgcactcagtgtgggaagagtttcagccaatcatcatctctTAATCAACAtgtgaggatccacactggagagaaaccattcacatgcactcagtgtgggaagagtttttacCGCTCATTCttccttaatcaacacatgaggatccacactggagagaaaccattcgcatgcactcagtgtgggaagagtttcagcctatcaacatcccttaattaccacatgaagatccacactgaagagagaccattcacatgcactcagtgtgggaagagttttatccggtcatcataccttaatctacacatgaggatacacacaggagagaaaccattcacatgcagtcAGTGTGGCAGAAGTTTTatccaatcatcacaccttaatcaacacatgaggatccacactggagagaaaccattcgcatgcactcagtgtgggaagagtttcagcctatcatcatcccttaattaccacatgaggatccacactgatgatagaccattcacatgcactcggtgtgggaagagttttacccgctcatcacaccttaatcaacacatgaagaaaaaccattcaaatgcactcagtgtaggaagCGTTTTTACTGCTCATTCTCCCTTagtcgacacatga